One stretch of Prunus persica cultivar Lovell chromosome G1, Prunus_persica_NCBIv2, whole genome shotgun sequence DNA includes these proteins:
- the LOC18790259 gene encoding uncharacterized protein LOC18790259 gives MAASVASSQQSFLANALAPPTHKPKTKILTSAANTTISCKRSYSSTDDHKGSSSDDGLLRKNENKLAKLAMVTLAAGVLTLGPVHDASAAKTGGRVGGQAFRPSAPPRSSSPRINNNSRTNIYINPPVAPPLVGGYGYGYGVPFFGGWGWSPFSFFAPGPSVAVGIGGGFQLLAFFAFLGAVAAVARRFTGSRDEEEDDDYY, from the exons ATGGCAGCTTCAGTGGCCTCATCCCAACAGAGCTTTCTTGCCAACGCTCTCGCACCACCAACCcacaaacccaaaaccaagaTTCTCACTTCTGCTGCTAACACTACCATCTCATGCAAAAGAAGCTACTCATCAACAGATGACCACAAAGGCTCTTCCAG CGATGATGGATTGCTTAGAAAGAATGAGAACAAATTGGCGAAGTTGGCAATGGTGACACTGGCAGCTGGGGTGTTGACATTGGGCCCAGTTCATGATGCATCAGCTGCCAAGACTGGTGGCAGAGTTGGGGGCCAGGCCTTCCGGCCTTCGGCTCCTCCTCGGTCTTCATCCCCTAGGATCAACAATAATTCAAG GACCAATATTTATATCAATCCTCCAGTAGCCCCGCCTTTAGTTGGTGGTTATGGATACGGTTACGGAGTACCATTCTTTGGAGGCTGGGGTTGgtcaccattttcattttttgccCCAGGTCCTAGTGTTGCCGTCGGCATTGGTGGTGGCTTCCAACTCTTAGCTTTCTTTGCGTTTCTTGgtgctgttgctgctgttgcAAGGAGATTCACTGGATCAagagacgaagaagaagatgatgattacTATTAA
- the LOC18792783 gene encoding nifU-like protein 3, chloroplastic, producing the protein MVGAFSGQTQGLKPTTPPATTALFNPSLSSSSELLSTSHLSLFKNSTSIACGFSSKQASFLRGQFCSRHFLGFDYNLARRKQAGHVVSPYCILPLTEENVEKVLDEVRPGLMADGGNVALHEIDGLVVVLKLQGACGSCPSSTMTLKMGIETRLRDKIPEIMEVEQILDRETGLELNEENVEKVLSEIRPYLAGTGGGILELVQINDYVVKVRLSGPAAGVMTVRVALTQKLREKIPVIAAVQLIE; encoded by the exons ATGGTGGGTGCATTCTCAGGCCAAACCCAAGGTCTCAAGCCAACAACACCACCAGCAACCACTGCTCTGTTCAACCCATCTCTCTCATCATCATCTGAACTGCTTTCAACTTCTCATCTATCACTCTTCAAG AACTCCACTTCAATTGCCTGTGGATTTTCTTCAAAGCAAGCTTCTTTTCTCAGAGGTCAATTCTGTAGCAGACACTTTCTTGGGTTTGATTACAATCTTGCTCGAAGAAAACAAGCAG GGCATGTTGTTTCACCATACTGCATCCTTCCGTTAACtgaagaaaatgtagagaaagTCTTGGATGAGGTACGACCTGGCTTGATGGCTGATGGTGGGAATGTGGCACTACATGAGATAGATGGCCTTGTTGTGGTATTAAAACTGCAAGGAGCTTGTGGGTCATGTCCAAGCTCAACAATGACACTAAAGATGGGAATTGAGACCCGCCTGCGAGATAAAATACCCGAGATTATGGAAGTAGAACAGATTCTGGACAGAGAGACAGGTCTTGAGCTAAATGAGGAAAATGTAGAAAAG GTTCTTTCTGAGATTAGACCATATCTTGCTGGCACAGGaggtgggatcctggagcttGTACAGATCAATGACTACGTCGTCAAAGTTCGGTTAAGTGGACCAGCAGCCGGGGTCATGACAGTTCGTGTTGCTCTAACACAAAAACTGAGGGAAAAAATACCCGTTATTGCAGCTGTTCAGTTGATAGAATGA